One window of Chloroflexus aggregans DSM 9485 genomic DNA carries:
- a CDS encoding carbohydrate ABC transporter permease, which produces MTSTPVVAPRRRHRFRIGTFFVYVVMIAITLLWITPTVGLLVSSFRPADDVKTSGWWSVVTNPDKARFTLNNYRTVLGLPIPGQSAPTGSSRVGMDVALINTLTVALPSTIIPILIAAFAAYGFAWIDFPGRRALFILVVAMLVVPLQISLVPILRDYVALQLGGTYLGVWLAHTGFGLPLAVYLLYNYISTVPRDIFESAFLDGASHFTIFTRLILPLSTPALASFAIFQFLWTWNDLLVALVFLGAEPRVQVVTQRLLGLLGQFGQDWHLLTAGAFVSMVVPLIVFFSLQRFFVRGLMAGSVKG; this is translated from the coding sequence ATGACGAGTACCCCTGTTGTTGCCCCCCGTCGTCGCCATCGTTTCCGCATTGGGACGTTCTTTGTCTATGTAGTAATGATCGCGATTACGTTGCTGTGGATTACGCCGACGGTTGGTTTGTTGGTGAGTTCGTTCCGACCGGCTGATGATGTGAAGACGAGCGGTTGGTGGTCGGTGGTGACGAACCCCGATAAGGCACGTTTTACGCTTAACAACTATCGGACGGTGCTCGGGCTTCCGATTCCCGGTCAGTCGGCGCCAACCGGTAGTAGCCGGGTTGGGATGGATGTCGCGTTAATTAACACGTTGACGGTGGCTTTACCGTCTACCATCATTCCGATCTTGATCGCAGCGTTTGCCGCCTACGGTTTTGCGTGGATCGATTTTCCCGGTCGGCGGGCGTTGTTTATTCTGGTGGTTGCGATGCTGGTGGTGCCGCTACAGATCTCGTTGGTGCCCATCTTGCGCGACTATGTAGCATTGCAGCTTGGTGGTACCTATCTTGGTGTCTGGTTGGCACACACCGGTTTTGGTCTGCCGCTCGCCGTGTATCTGCTCTATAACTATATCAGTACCGTGCCGCGAGATATTTTCGAGTCGGCGTTTCTCGATGGCGCTTCGCATTTCACAATTTTTACACGGCTGATCTTGCCGCTGTCTACCCCGGCGTTGGCCAGCTTCGCTATTTTCCAGTTCTTGTGGACGTGGAACGACCTGTTGGTCGCGCTGGTCTTCCTTGGCGCCGAGCCGCGGGTACAGGTGGTGACGCAGCGTCTGCTTGGCCTGCTCGGCCAGTTTGGTCAGGATTGGCATTTGCTCACCGCCGGCGCTTTCGTCTCGATGGTTGTGCCGCTGATCGTCTTCTTCTCGCTGCAACGCTTCTTTGTGCGTGGGTTGATGGCCGGTTCGGTGAAGGGATAA
- a CDS encoding LacI family DNA-binding transcriptional regulator, with amino-acid sequence MDDQSRSKRNRPPSMYDVARLAGVSQTTVSFVVNNVTSAAISQETRDRVWAAIHALGWRPNAIARGLRTRHSQTLGLISDEVVTSPYAVRMILGAQEAAWSVRQMLLVVNTSGQQDIEQMALQFMLERRVEGLIYATMYHHEVVPPPDLGPVPMVLVNCFVADRSLPALIPDEVQGGYTATEALIRRGHRRIAFINEVIPMPALFGRLEGYRRALADYGLPFDPTLVCSVHSNAQEAFAATRALLELAERPTAIFCFNDKMAMGAYDAIKRLGLRIPHDVAVVGFDNLELIAAQLYPPLTTVELPHYEMGRRAVEMLQTLPAGETLPPIQHYIPCPLIERASI; translated from the coding sequence ATGGACGACCAATCTCGCTCAAAACGGAATCGCCCACCGTCGATGTACGATGTCGCCCGGCTGGCTGGCGTGTCGCAGACCACGGTCTCGTTTGTGGTCAATAACGTCACCAGCGCCGCCATCAGCCAAGAGACGCGCGATCGAGTCTGGGCTGCGATCCATGCGCTCGGATGGCGTCCCAACGCAATTGCGCGCGGTTTGCGTACTCGCCACTCACAAACCCTCGGTTTGATCTCTGATGAGGTGGTAACGTCACCTTATGCAGTACGGATGATCCTTGGGGCACAAGAGGCGGCGTGGTCGGTCCGGCAGATGCTCCTGGTGGTCAATACGAGTGGTCAGCAAGATATTGAGCAAATGGCGTTGCAGTTTATGCTCGAACGGCGGGTAGAAGGGTTAATCTATGCGACCATGTACCACCACGAGGTGGTACCCCCACCCGATCTAGGCCCGGTACCGATGGTGCTGGTGAACTGCTTTGTAGCCGATCGCTCACTGCCGGCGCTGATCCCCGATGAGGTACAGGGTGGCTATACCGCGACCGAGGCACTGATTCGCCGCGGTCATCGTCGGATTGCGTTTATTAATGAGGTCATCCCAATGCCGGCGCTCTTTGGCCGGCTAGAAGGGTATCGGCGAGCGCTGGCCGATTATGGTTTACCGTTTGACCCAACCTTGGTGTGCAGTGTGCATTCGAATGCACAGGAAGCCTTTGCTGCAACCCGCGCTTTGCTCGAATTAGCTGAACGTCCGACGGCTATCTTCTGTTTTAACGATAAGATGGCAATGGGAGCTTATGACGCGATCAAGCGTTTGGGATTACGCATTCCACACGATGTAGCCGTAGTGGGGTTCGATAATCTTGAGCTGATCGCTGCTCAGCTTTACCCGCCGCTGACTACCGTCGAGCTACCCCATTACGAAATGGGGCGGCGGGCGGTAGAGATGCTACAAACCTTGCCGGCAGGTGAGACGTTGCCACCGATCCAGCACTATATCCCCTGTCCATTAATTGAACGGGCGTCGATCTAG
- a CDS encoding DUF294 nucleotidyltransferase-like domain-containing protein, producing MDEIARFLRAYPPFDRLPDQVVHQIAGELQIEFVRAGQTILTRGGEPAQFLYIVCKGSVDLLRSGDQVVDTLGPGEAFGHPSLIRGQPPLVTVRAHTDTLLYLLPAPIFHRLRAEQPQFAAFFAASVIERLGYALQSRQAESNPALFQTRLRDLIARPPVSISPDATVGEAARLMRAERISSLIVEHDPLGIITDRDLRNRVLAEGLSDATPVRRVMSAPATVISADALAFEGLLLMLERGIHHLPLVDGERMVGVVTHTDILRRQSNSPLFLPRLLQRATSPADLRRYTDQVAEAVITLMDAGARVSDIGRVVAVAHDALLQRLLQDAEAQLGPPPVPYAWLVLGSEGRYEQTLRTDQDNALVYDDEASPEAVLYFEQLAELVVGWLVECGFPRCPGNIMATNPEWRQPLSVWQRYFRRWIEVPDEESLLRIAIFFDYRQVYGTLPAEPILRTITQHAADHRIFMARLARAALRQPAPLTFFRQVALERRGEQRDLLDLKLRGTAMVVDLARLFALEAHSNETNTIARLRAAMGAGVLSREDGDNLISAFELLSTLRLQHQQQQIAQGLPPDNLVNFHQLSPRERREIKESLQAIASVQRGVALMFQTDRLA from the coding sequence ATGGATGAGATCGCACGCTTTCTGCGCGCCTATCCCCCCTTCGACCGCCTTCCCGATCAGGTGGTACACCAGATTGCCGGCGAGTTGCAGATTGAGTTTGTCCGGGCTGGTCAGACGATCTTGACCCGCGGTGGTGAGCCGGCGCAGTTTCTCTATATTGTGTGTAAGGGATCGGTTGATCTGCTGCGGAGCGGCGATCAAGTCGTCGATACCCTTGGTCCCGGTGAAGCGTTTGGTCATCCGTCGTTGATCCGTGGTCAGCCCCCGCTGGTCACGGTGCGCGCTCATACCGATACATTGCTCTATCTGCTGCCGGCCCCAATCTTCCATCGCCTGCGTGCCGAACAGCCACAGTTTGCCGCATTTTTTGCCGCCTCTGTGATTGAGCGTCTTGGTTATGCCCTACAGTCGCGACAGGCCGAATCGAATCCGGCGCTGTTTCAAACCCGCCTGCGTGATCTGATCGCGCGCCCACCGGTTTCGATTAGCCCCGATGCGACCGTTGGTGAGGCCGCACGTTTGATGCGGGCCGAACGGATTTCTTCGTTGATCGTTGAACACGATCCGCTCGGTATTATTACCGACCGCGACCTGCGCAACCGTGTGCTGGCCGAAGGGTTGTCCGATGCGACGCCTGTTCGCCGGGTGATGAGTGCGCCGGCAACGGTTATTTCAGCCGATGCTTTGGCATTTGAAGGCCTGTTGCTGATGCTCGAACGAGGTATCCACCATCTGCCGCTCGTTGATGGTGAACGGATGGTGGGCGTGGTCACGCATACCGATATTCTGCGTCGCCAAAGCAATAGTCCACTCTTTTTGCCTCGTTTGCTGCAACGGGCGACATCACCGGCCGATCTACGCCGCTATACCGATCAGGTTGCCGAGGCGGTGATAACCCTGATGGATGCCGGGGCACGGGTGAGCGATATTGGTCGCGTGGTGGCCGTGGCCCACGATGCGCTCTTACAACGCTTGTTGCAAGATGCTGAGGCACAGTTGGGGCCACCACCGGTGCCGTATGCGTGGCTCGTGCTTGGCTCTGAGGGTCGCTATGAGCAAACCTTGCGCACCGATCAAGATAATGCACTGGTCTACGACGATGAAGCATCGCCAGAAGCAGTACTCTATTTTGAGCAACTGGCCGAGTTGGTGGTCGGCTGGCTGGTAGAGTGTGGTTTTCCCCGTTGCCCCGGTAATATCATGGCCACCAACCCAGAGTGGCGGCAGCCACTGTCGGTCTGGCAACGCTATTTTCGTCGCTGGATCGAGGTGCCCGATGAGGAGTCGTTACTGCGGATTGCTATCTTCTTCGATTATCGACAGGTGTATGGTACCTTGCCTGCCGAACCGATCTTGCGCACGATTACTCAGCATGCCGCCGATCATCGTATCTTTATGGCCCGCTTAGCACGAGCTGCTCTCCGTCAGCCTGCTCCGCTCACGTTCTTCCGGCAAGTTGCCCTCGAACGCCGCGGGGAACAGCGTGATCTGCTCGATCTGAAGTTGCGTGGAACCGCAATGGTAGTCGATTTAGCACGTCTCTTTGCGCTTGAAGCCCATAGTAACGAGACGAATACGATCGCGCGCTTGCGCGCAGCGATGGGCGCTGGTGTGTTGAGCCGCGAAGACGGCGATAATCTGATTAGCGCGTTTGAGCTGCTCTCGACCCTGCGCTTGCAACACCAGCAACAGCAGATTGCTCAGGGGCTGCCGCCTGACAATCTCGTCAATTTCCACCAGCTTAGCCCGCGCGAACGGCGCGAAATCAAAGAATCGTTGCAGGCGATAGCCTCGGTGCAGCGCGGGGTGGCGCTCATGTTCCAGACTGATCGGTTGGCGTGA
- a CDS encoding stage V sporulation protein S translates to MILATPPDDASRLSTLHQQEEAMSNAQPLERAVGDNNAATPARQQRSAEVLKVSTRSRPSAVAGAIAGVMRENGSAEVQSIGAGATNQAIKAVAIARAYLSEEGIDIVCIPSFIDVSIDNEERTAIRLLIERR, encoded by the coding sequence ATGATCCTGGCAACTCCGCCCGATGATGCGAGCCGTCTATCTACTCTTCACCAACAGGAGGAAGCTATGAGCAACGCCCAGCCGCTAGAACGGGCAGTCGGCGATAACAATGCGGCCACTCCCGCTCGTCAACAGCGCAGCGCCGAGGTCCTTAAGGTCTCGACCCGCTCGCGGCCGAGTGCCGTTGCCGGCGCTATTGCCGGTGTTATGCGCGAGAACGGTTCGGCTGAAGTGCAGTCAATTGGCGCCGGTGCGACCAATCAGGCAATTAAGGCCGTCGCTATTGCTCGTGCATATCTCAGCGAGGAGGGGATCGATATTGTCTGTATTCCGTCATTTATCGATGTCTCCATCGATAATGAGGAACGCACAGCGATTCGTCTTTTGATCGAACGCCGGTAG
- a CDS encoding carbohydrate ABC transporter permease, which translates to MRPTREIPRSPEAGGIGALLSTTLGRLLVSLFVPAITFVVLYQVFIFLRDAQIPQWITAIIAILWGVGGVLALFTLSNYIIEQLGPAWRRRLIPFVFVGPALAILTWYLVLPTVRSFIASLYDARGVNFVGLDNYIYAFTSQEMLLSYRNNFLFWMIFGTAMSVGFGLLIAVLVDRTHPVFETICKALIFMPMVISGVGASVIWKFIYEYRPTGSVQIGLLNGIITALGFESQGWLLIQPWNNLFLVIIMVWLQTGYSMVILSAAIKGIPSELLEAGRIDGANEFQIFRSIILPSIQGTLITVTTTIILFTLKIFDIVQSMTGGNFGTQVIANVQFVQLFRQVNNGRAAAIAIILLVAVLPVMYYNLRQFGKQTEAFR; encoded by the coding sequence ATGCGACCAACACGTGAGATTCCCCGATCCCCTGAAGCGGGCGGTATTGGCGCCTTGCTTTCAACAACGCTTGGCCGTCTGTTGGTATCACTATTTGTGCCGGCCATTACCTTTGTGGTGTTGTATCAGGTTTTCATCTTTCTGCGCGATGCCCAGATTCCGCAATGGATCACGGCAATTATTGCGATTCTATGGGGTGTCGGCGGTGTGTTGGCGCTCTTTACGCTCTCTAACTACATCATCGAACAGTTGGGGCCTGCATGGCGGCGACGGCTGATTCCTTTTGTCTTTGTAGGGCCGGCGTTGGCAATTCTGACGTGGTATCTCGTGTTGCCGACGGTACGATCGTTTATTGCTAGTCTCTACGATGCCCGTGGCGTCAATTTTGTCGGGTTGGATAACTATATCTACGCCTTCACCAGCCAAGAGATGTTGCTCTCGTACCGCAACAATTTCCTCTTCTGGATGATCTTCGGTACGGCAATGAGTGTCGGTTTCGGCCTGTTGATTGCGGTACTGGTTGATCGAACGCATCCGGTGTTTGAAACCATCTGTAAAGCGCTCATCTTTATGCCGATGGTGATTTCCGGCGTCGGAGCATCGGTGATTTGGAAGTTTATCTACGAGTACCGTCCAACCGGTTCGGTGCAAATTGGGTTGCTGAATGGGATTATTACGGCGCTTGGCTTCGAGTCGCAAGGATGGCTGCTGATTCAGCCGTGGAACAATCTCTTTTTGGTTATCATTATGGTCTGGCTACAGACCGGCTATTCGATGGTGATCCTCTCGGCGGCGATCAAGGGAATCCCCTCCGAATTGCTCGAAGCAGGGCGGATCGATGGTGCTAATGAGTTTCAGATCTTCCGCAGCATTATTCTGCCGTCGATCCAGGGTACTCTGATTACGGTGACCACAACCATTATTCTGTTCACGCTGAAGATCTTCGATATCGTCCAGTCGATGACCGGTGGGAACTTTGGCACACAAGTGATCGCAAATGTGCAGTTTGTCCAGCTTTTCCGACAGGTGAACAATGGGCGTGCTGCTGCAATCGCGATTATTTTGCTTGTAGCAGTGTTGCCGGTGATGTACTACAACCTGCGGCAGTTTGGTAAGCAAACGGAGGCTTTCCGATGA
- a CDS encoding 3'-5' exonuclease, with the protein MLSFWSRLFQRTPPADFVRAYEAFPAPDRRLPWREVPYTVIDVETTGLDPRHDALIAIGAVNVENGRVLLKQTWHSLIRPPPGREPSVESIRVHHLTPEELRDAPPPAEVLAELLRLIAGRVLVVHVAEIDVRFINAALKPFGGRLRRPILDTARLAMTLHLNAQWLGELPRDMPAPAVELRGLTGALGLPIYAQHNALNDAVTTAQLFIAQATLLADQGRNNLAGLIRAGGV; encoded by the coding sequence ATGCTTTCGTTTTGGTCACGCCTCTTTCAGCGCACGCCTCCTGCCGATTTTGTGCGGGCCTACGAAGCCTTCCCTGCGCCTGACCGGCGCTTGCCGTGGCGGGAAGTGCCGTACACGGTGATTGATGTTGAAACCACCGGCCTCGATCCGCGCCACGATGCGCTGATTGCGATTGGCGCCGTTAATGTTGAGAATGGGCGCGTCTTGTTGAAACAGACATGGCATTCGCTCATTCGCCCGCCACCTGGTCGCGAGCCAAGCGTTGAGAGCATTCGCGTCCATCACCTCACCCCGGAAGAGTTGCGCGATGCACCACCACCTGCTGAGGTGTTGGCCGAGTTGTTGCGTCTTATTGCCGGGCGGGTGTTGGTGGTGCATGTGGCCGAAATTGATGTGCGCTTCATCAATGCTGCACTCAAGCCGTTTGGTGGGCGCTTGCGCCGGCCGATCCTCGATACGGCACGTTTGGCGATGACTTTGCACCTCAATGCGCAGTGGTTGGGTGAACTGCCGCGTGATATGCCGGCGCCGGCGGTTGAGTTGCGTGGCTTGACCGGCGCGCTAGGCTTGCCGATCTATGCCCAACACAATGCGCTCAACGACGCGGTGACCACTGCCCAGTTGTTTATTGCCCAAGCGACGTTGCTGGCCGATCAGGGGCGTAATAATTTGGCCGGTTTGATTCGGGCCGGGGGGGTCTAA
- a CDS encoding glycoside hydrolase family 32 protein, whose protein sequence is MISDPHRPRYHFLPLANWMNDPNGLIQWGETFHLFYQYNPAGAYHRNIHWGHATSADLLYWQHQPIALAPTPGGPDADGCWSGCAVNDYGTPTLIYTGFRLPEEQTPCLAVSRDGLLTWQKWPEPIIPAPPADLDLLGFRDHTVWRENGRWAMLIGAGIRGQGGTVLLYRSDDLRRWEYGGPLVIGDAGQFDPVWTGTLWECPDFFSLNGDHALICSVWDRCPYYTIAMRGAYRDGRFTPSLTHKLDYGDAHFYAPQTMPLRDGRRIMFGWVMEGRSEAAVLAAGWAGVMSLPREVQVSSDGQVVALPIAEVTQLRGMERRMSPARIMPGALQWTPICGAHLELEVVLLPPSQGTCSVWLRASPDGAEATILRYNRATATLTLDRSRSSLSSDVWHDSHHAPLPLAPDEPLRLRIFLDGSLIEVFANDRRSITSRIYPSRPDSDGVALQVEGNPAELVMMRAWEMADIWA, encoded by the coding sequence ATGATTAGCGACCCGCATCGCCCCCGCTACCACTTTTTACCGCTGGCCAACTGGATGAATGACCCCAACGGGCTGATCCAGTGGGGCGAGACGTTTCACCTGTTTTACCAGTACAATCCCGCTGGAGCGTACCATCGCAATATCCATTGGGGGCATGCGACGAGCGCCGATTTACTATATTGGCAACATCAGCCCATCGCCCTTGCTCCGACACCGGGCGGCCCCGATGCCGATGGTTGCTGGTCGGGTTGCGCAGTCAATGATTATGGCACGCCAACGTTGATCTATACCGGTTTTCGCTTGCCTGAAGAACAAACTCCTTGTCTGGCGGTGAGTCGCGATGGGTTGCTGACGTGGCAGAAGTGGCCGGAACCGATCATTCCCGCTCCTCCAGCCGATCTCGATCTGCTCGGTTTTCGCGATCATACGGTCTGGCGTGAGAATGGCCGGTGGGCGATGCTGATTGGCGCCGGTATTCGCGGTCAAGGCGGCACGGTGCTGTTGTACCGGTCGGATGATCTGCGCCGCTGGGAATACGGCGGGCCGCTGGTGATCGGTGATGCTGGCCAGTTCGATCCAGTCTGGACAGGCACGCTCTGGGAGTGTCCAGACTTTTTTTCGTTAAACGGTGATCACGCACTGATCTGTTCGGTGTGGGATCGGTGCCCGTATTACACCATCGCGATGCGCGGTGCGTACCGTGATGGCCGGTTTACGCCATCCCTGACTCACAAGCTCGATTACGGCGATGCCCATTTTTACGCACCGCAGACGATGCCGTTGCGCGATGGACGCCGGATCATGTTCGGTTGGGTGATGGAGGGACGGAGCGAGGCGGCGGTGCTGGCCGCCGGTTGGGCGGGGGTGATGTCGTTGCCGCGTGAGGTGCAGGTAAGCAGCGATGGGCAGGTAGTGGCGTTACCAATTGCAGAAGTGACGCAATTGCGTGGTATGGAACGGCGAATGTCGCCTGCCCGGATCATGCCCGGTGCGCTACAGTGGACACCGATCTGTGGCGCGCATCTTGAGCTAGAGGTGGTATTGCTGCCCCCGTCGCAAGGCACGTGTAGTGTGTGGCTACGGGCCAGCCCCGATGGGGCTGAAGCGACTATTCTGCGCTACAATCGTGCCACTGCTACTCTCACCCTCGACCGTAGCCGTTCGAGCCTGAGCAGTGATGTCTGGCACGACTCTCACCATGCCCCCTTGCCGTTGGCTCCCGACGAACCGCTTCGCCTCCGTATCTTTCTCGACGGCTCGCTGATCGAAGTCTTTGCCAACGACCGCCGCTCAATCACCAGTCGTATCTATCCCAGCCGGCCCGATAGTGACGGGGTTGCTTTGCAGGTCGAAGGCAACCCCGCCGAGCTGGTGATGATGCGGGCGTGGGAAATGGCCGATATTTGGGCGTGA
- a CDS encoding ABC transporter substrate-binding protein: MSRSRMTLLVILMTVFSFVLAACGGGSTSQPSGGEQTGQTTGEKKRVTILGAFGGGEADAFEEVIKVFEAANPDIDVVYTGVNDFDTQIVVRVQAGDPPDIAGFPQPGGAARLAAEGNLVPLWPEVISLIDKNYAPFWKELGTFDGTPYGVFHRVNAKGFIWYNKPAFEAAGYKVPTTWEELKALTEQMKANGHTPWCDGIESGAATGWKGTDWIENIMLRTQTTAVYDKWISGEVPFSSPEVKRAFEILGEVWFTDGNVFGGRQSIVLTNFGDAATFLFTEPPNCWLHLQGSFVTNFFQDSVKADLDNKVGLFVMPPIDPNVTPALEVGGDVFVMLKGRDRPEVRKFMEFMATGASATPWARLGGGIFPHKDQDLTVYPTSIERQVAEAILAAQAARFDASDAMPAAVNAAFWKGVTDWASGTRDLDTVLAEIDAARNQ; the protein is encoded by the coding sequence ATGTCACGTTCGCGGATGACTTTGTTGGTAATTCTGATGACCGTCTTCAGCTTTGTGCTGGCGGCGTGTGGTGGTGGATCGACGTCTCAACCTTCTGGTGGTGAGCAGACGGGACAGACGACCGGCGAAAAGAAGCGGGTAACGATCCTCGGTGCGTTTGGTGGCGGTGAAGCCGATGCTTTCGAGGAGGTGATCAAGGTTTTCGAGGCAGCTAACCCAGATATCGATGTGGTCTACACCGGCGTTAATGACTTCGACACCCAGATTGTCGTGCGGGTGCAAGCCGGTGATCCGCCGGATATTGCCGGTTTCCCGCAGCCGGGTGGTGCCGCACGGTTGGCTGCTGAAGGTAATCTGGTACCGCTGTGGCCGGAAGTTATCTCGTTGATCGACAAGAACTATGCCCCGTTCTGGAAGGAATTGGGTACGTTCGACGGCACGCCCTACGGAGTCTTCCATCGTGTCAATGCCAAGGGCTTTATCTGGTATAACAAACCGGCGTTTGAGGCTGCCGGCTATAAGGTTCCCACCACGTGGGAAGAGTTGAAGGCCCTGACCGAGCAGATGAAAGCCAACGGTCATACACCGTGGTGCGACGGGATCGAATCGGGTGCAGCGACCGGTTGGAAGGGCACCGACTGGATCGAAAACATTATGCTGCGTACCCAAACCACCGCTGTTTACGACAAATGGATTTCGGGTGAAGTGCCCTTCAGCTCACCAGAAGTTAAGCGCGCTTTCGAGATTTTGGGTGAGGTCTGGTTCACCGATGGTAATGTCTTCGGTGGTCGCCAGTCGATTGTGCTCACGAACTTCGGTGATGCGGCGACCTTCCTCTTCACCGAGCCACCGAACTGCTGGTTGCACTTGCAAGGTAGCTTCGTTACCAACTTCTTCCAAGACTCGGTCAAGGCCGATCTTGATAACAAGGTTGGTTTGTTCGTGATGCCGCCGATTGATCCTAACGTCACCCCGGCGCTGGAGGTTGGTGGTGATGTGTTCGTGATGCTCAAGGGACGTGATCGGCCCGAAGTGCGGAAGTTCATGGAGTTTATGGCGACCGGTGCATCGGCAACACCGTGGGCACGGCTCGGTGGTGGTATCTTCCCGCACAAGGATCAAGACCTGACGGTCTATCCGACCTCGATCGAGCGGCAGGTCGCCGAAGCGATCCTCGCTGCGCAAGCCGCTCGCTTCGATGCTTCGGATGCGATGCCGGCGGCGGTGAATGCAGCGTTCTGGAAGGGCGTGACCGACTGGGCTAGTGGTACGCGCGATCTTGATACCGTGTTGGCCGAGATCGACGCGGCGCGTAATCAGTAG